tgttgttataaaatttcagccccaacggaggtcggatggatttttaatgatttctacaaaacgactgcgcagttccaccagatttctgtcatgttaaaataatacttgttgtcaagttttgagtgaataaatgatacatgtgtgaataagaaacGTATCATATGATGTGGCTATATgttacacgttgatgtatgcttgagtgttcgtttcgttttgttgatgaacgtttggggatggacaatctaagaaaacgatgaaaggaaacgatgggacatgcatgataatcgtaataatggaaaacctgattgtgtggtgataatgacaagggttgttgtacttacgagggtaccaagagcaaaaggttgcgtaaagtcgtgattgtgtggtataagcaagcgaaGTGAGCTTTCTTTAaaataaggacaatgtcctaaatattttatcgatggaaatgcaactatgtttatcatgccgtgtttgattttaacgtgcctatctgatgtggctttttccactattatttaaatcgaattcgggtcctcgtagggccgcaaaccctacttggattagtgtacacctatggtagactgtgtgctagagtacgggctggccggtctagtgacttggtttgtggccacattccaagttatgtatgagcagatatggttgacgtctatgggaaaatgactgcgcagtcgtaattttgaacaatggaatattttggtgcctcgggcctttcaaaaactaaaaccccgatggttacctaaCAACGGcatgataaaatataaatattttgataacttgttttcggcataagtccactgagtgcatcaagtactcatccctgcatgtgttttccctatgtgcaggttgagcgatgatGAGCTGGGTGGTGTTGAGCTTAAATTGAAGTCTCGTTGGATTTATTTTGAACTCCGAGgggcgtcgtgtcttcatacatggcgtcactcttactcttgaatgcttccgctgaattaTGACTGTTTCTTTCTCAATTATGTTACTGAACCCTCTTCCATTCTTGGACTATTAATTTTGATAATTGTTGACTCCGGATTCAAATGTAAGAGTTTACTCTGATTTTTCCTTGTTATTGAATATtaatgtcacgcccgcattttctaaggatagaaaacacggtttatcgcgactaggggaggattaaagaagcggggaagaaagggggaaaacaacgcaactcgaccatagctcgaaacaaatgggaatagctcgaataaaaatcagagtatctcaacaatcaacaactcaagaatGAATACTATCccaacgatacaagaactcaaaagaagaacacctacttagcggaagcatttgagagaatgaatatgccacgtatgaagacatgacacattctacacacttaaatttcttcaacggtcttgctcaacacccaccgcacccgtcacgctcaacctgcaatttttaaaagaaaagcagggctgagtacttgatgcactcagtggactcatgccgaaatcattttataaaaagtatttatcatgccaccattgagtgacctcgggtttaactttgaaaatgcccgagacactaaaatcatttccattgtaaaattcggttgatcaaccattttcccatagctatctcccatatctgatccattgatgacaaggaacgtggccacattccaagtcactagaccggccgacccaaaagacggctcacgatctccataggtgtacactagcctgaataggggctcactccctagacagacccgaattcgattatccattgatggcaaaagccacatcagataggttccatagaataaaacaaaccacggcatgacaaatattcatattattttcacataaaaatatacttagggcattgcccttatttaaaagaaagcccacctcaattgatTAATTCTCTACACTTCATTTCCTTTGGTATCTCGATTCCCTTGCGAAGtctcacctttagaatttaaataatacatatatcaacatactttccaatcaaatcaataaaatgcatgcatcctaagcgaagtcttttatctcgatttttgattattcggcggccgcttacACCCTTAATTCCTCtgttagctcctcgtatttttctccacgatatcgaaataaaaatttccaaaataataaaaagtaattaaattatcgcaagcaTTTTTCTCCTCgatctatatttatttcggacttaggatataattattcattcgttgaaatattttggaattaattaaataattcgccactattaattatcggcccaaggatttatttaaaagcccaagacttaatattttcaaattaaaattttaaagcccCAAACCCAAAAATATAAGGGAGCCCAACTaacaaaacatccaatttaTTAATGTTGTCCAATTAGCTTTTAAAAACAAAGGGCAGGCCCAAGaaatccttttttttttacacGTATACTCCCTCCCTAATGGCCCCACATACACCAACAACAATTTATCCACCTTACTGCAAAAGTAACAAAACATATCAACTCTCCTTCTCTAAACAAAACGTCGGcttccctccctctctctctctactgtaTTCTTCCCCAACTTGCAGCTACTGACGAAACGAAGTTCCAACTTCACCTCCCTCTCTTTCGATTTTTCTCACAAGAAAACGAAAACTCCCAATTAAAGAGAAAGCCCCAAAACAGAAACCGTTGAATCTCCGATTCACTCCACGCCGCCAGCCGCCGCTGCTGTCGCGTACCCACCGTCGCCGTCGCTGATTCGTCGCTGCCGTTGTCCAACCTTCGCCTCATCAGTAGCTCCGACGCCGCTGCACAAAGCCGCCGGCTACTGCTCGACGGAGTTAACGGCGCTGCCGTAGCTTCGCCAGCCGCTGCGGTCCGCCGGGTCAGGCTGCTGCCGCCGCCGGGAGCCGCTGCTCCGtcggtggtcgtgcagcccTGATTCCGCCCCGATTTCACCCCGCTGAGTTAAGTTCTTAATTTGGTTTCGTGAGTTAAAGCTTgtttctttagtttagtttgctTCGATTCATTCGATTAGGAGATATATCGCAGATTGTGGCAACAGTAGGGGAAATATATATGGATGCAGTAGTATGCCATTGGAAATTTGGGTGGGAGAGGTGTATACCTTAAATTTGCAGATTTGCAACTGGACGGAACAGGAACTCCCTCTCCTTAGTTCTCAATTTCTGACCGGAATAATTGAATAAGTTGACTTGAATTTCAAATCATGTAAAGTAGAGGAAGAAATTCAGTAGAGTTTACCTTGAATAGAAGTTGAAAGAGGACGTCTGGTTTCTTGATTGCAGAGAGTGAATATGAAGAAGAATGAACTAATTTGGTGATTAAATTAGGGAGAGAGGTGGTTAAAGATGtgggagagattttagggagagAGGGGAACGTTTTTTCTCCAACGTGGGGAATGAGAGAATTTTATAATCtgctttcttttctcttttttttttatatgtgttggataaatttgaatttatctaatatttatttgcagatcacggagggtGAATATCTCACCACGGAGCAGGAAAATCTCTAtagaatctttatttaatattttggcttcttaaaaaaaaatattccataggctctcaaaataaaacggaacgatagttggctaaaaaaagaaattcgaCAGTAATCCAAAAGCAACTTAAAGGAATAGGGAAAAGTCGGgcgttacaatctacccatcttaacaaaaatttcgtcccgaaatttgcttgcGTCCTTCGAATaaagaatttctccatcatcttgtcttccaagcagcttcctcatgtcgtttaattaacattgtagttaaaAGTCGTATAAACGTAATACCTCTGGCATGTCGTAAACGTCATTCTAGCAAAACATTGTAATAATCCGCGTGCTTCTCTGCCTGCTACGAAGGTTATCTCCATCATattgccacttttaataaattacgcgagattagactatattaaattaaatcgtgCACTCTGCATCATCCCTCCTTATCTTGCACCCTCctttgcgtttgaacttcatttcatcttCGCTATCTttcacttcttgaaatcttcctcgtattctttttgttcttgtcgttcagggaaaacgtaggaaatagtaaaatagttcacacatcaagcttgctccaacgtttcacgcaattccaagaaaaagtttcatggtccatCGGCCTCCATttgcactctcgatctccttgcctcgtcgtgccttgacaaattaggggttcaccccaaactttcagattctcgttcgtttgtgtcactcgggaaagtgatagattatttcaacttaaaactacggtgtgcgcgtattcaatctagcctacaacataaacactctatgttcgccacatacttcatcatctctcatctcaacatctaccacaattaacgtcattcataccacaagataaacacaccacctTTTCACATCTTATAGCTAAACACTTTCGCACCTCACATTtgcattcataaaattttgacacaaaagctttcttcaaactctttcacactttcctaaaatttccacatctcacttttaaagtaaaagttttgactcaaaactaaaatatactttCGCATAAACTTTCATccatcgtataaaacactccatagaataacgcatcatactttgcacctcataacataaatatcatcatacttccatagctcaaatttccaaacgaaaaagttaaaactatatttctcgaaactcaaaaattttcgaataattcataaacacagtatttccattgatcaatttttttcataaaagataaatcaccccattgcataacatacatcaaaacacacatatatttttttatttaaccaTAGTTCATCTAttccattgtaaaacatactttgatttcataaccatagctcttctatcccattgtaaaacaaactttgttttcataaccatagctcatatatcccattgtaaaacatactttgttttcataaccatagctcatatatcccattgtaaaacatactttgtttttcCTAACCATAGTTTCTCTTCTCATTTCctgaaaactttctcataaatttttttttttcataaaattaaattacctctttcttgattgagcgtggcgaagcgggatgttgagccttcaatgcataattattattattatcattattattattatcactattattttagtctagcgaaacaagtctagactaagactgaaaaagactctcgggtccagagcggaaagaaaaattgctctgataccactctgtcacgcccgcattttctaaggatagaaaacacggtttatcgcgactaggggaggattaaagaagcggggaagaaagggggaaaacaacgcaactcgaccatagctcgaaacaaatgggaatagctcgaataaaaatcagagtatctcaacaatcaacaactcaagaatGAATACTATCccaacgatacaagaactcaaaagaagaacACCTACTTAGCGGAAACATTTGAGAGAATGAATATGCCAcgtatgaagacatgacacattctacacacttaaatttcttcaacggtcttgctcaacacccaccgcacccgtcacgctcaacctgcaatttttaaaagaaaagcagggctgagtacttgatgcactcagtggactcatgccgaaatcattttataaaaagtatttatcatgccaccattgagtgacctcgggtttaactttgaaaatgcccgagacactaaaatcatttccattgtaaaattcggttgatcaaccattttcccatagctatctcccatatctgatccattgatgacaaggaacgtggccacattccaagtcactagaccggccgacccaaaagacggctcacgatctccataggtgtacactagcctgaataggggctcactccctagacagacccgaattcgattatccattgatggcaaaagccacatcagataggttccatagaataaaacaaaccacggcatgacaaatattcatattattttcacataaaaatatacttagggcattgcccttatttaaaagaaagcccacctcaattgatTAATTCTCTACACTTCCTTCCCTTTGGTATCTCGATTCCCTTGCGAAAtctcacctttagaatttaaataatacatatatcaacatactttccaatcaaatcaataaaatgcatgcatcctaagcgaagtcttttatctcgatttttgattattcggcggccgcttacACCCTTAATTCCTCtgttagctcctcgtatttttctccacgatatcgaaataaaaatttccaaaataataaaaagtaattaaattatcgcaagcaTTTTTCTCctcgaactatatttatttcggacttaggatataattattcattcgttgaaatattttggaattaattaaataattcgccactattaattatcggcccaaggatttatttaaaagcccaagacttaatattttcaaattaaaattttaaagcccCAAACCCAAAAATATAAGGGAGCCCAACTaacaaaacatccaatttaTTAATGTTGTCCAATTAGCTTTTAAAAACAAAGGGCAGGCCCAAGaaatccttttttttttacacGTATACTCCCTCCCTAATGGCCCCACATACACCAACAACAATTTATCCACCTTACTGCAAAAGTAACAAAACATATCAACTCTCCTTCTCTAAACAAAACGTCGGcttccctccctctctctctctactgtaTTCTTCCCCAACTTGCAGCTACTGACGAAACGAAGTTCCAACTTCACCTCCCTCTCTTTCGATTTTTCTCACAAGAAAACGAAAACTCCCAATTAAAGAGAAAGCCCCAAAACAGAAACCGTTGAATCTCCGATTCACTCCACGCCGCCAGCCGCCGCTGCTGTCGCGTACCCACCGTCGCCGTCGCTGATTCGTCGCTGCCGTTGTCCAACCTTCGCCTCATCAGTAGCTCCGACGCCGCTGCACAAAGCCGCCGGCTACTGCTCGACGGAGTTAACGGCGCTGCCGTAGCTTCGCCAGCCGCTGCGGTCCGCCGGGTCAGGCTGCTGCCGCCGCCGGGAGCCGCTGCTCCGtcggtggtcgtgcagcccTGATTCCGCCCCGATTTCACCCCGCTGAGTTAAGTTCTTAATTTGGTTTCGTGAGTTAAAGCTTgtttctttagtttagtttgctTCGATTCATTCGATTAGGAGATATATCGCAGATTGTGGCAACAGTAGGGGAAATATATATGGATGCAGTAGTATGCCATTGGAAATTTGGGTGGGAGAGGTGTATACCTTAAATTTGCAGATTTGCAACTGGACGGAACAGGAACTCCCTCTCCTTAGTTCTCAATTTCTGACCGGAATAATTGAATAAGTTGACTTGAATTTCAAATCATGTAAAGTAGAGGAAGAAATTCAGTAGAGTTTACCTTGAATAGAAGTTGAAAGAGGACGTCTGGTTTCTTGATTGCAGAGAGTGAATATGAAGAAGAATGAACTAATTTGGTGATTAAATTAGGGAGAGAGGTGGTTAAAGATGtgggagagattttagggagagAGGGGAACGTTTTTTCTCCAACGTGGGGAATGAGAGAATTTTATAATCtgctttcttttctcttttttttttatatgtgttggataaatttgaatttatctaatatttatttgcagatcacggagggtGAATATCTCACCACGGAGCAGGAAAATCTCTAtagaatctttatttaatattttggcttcttaaaaaaaaatattccataggctctcaaaataaaacggaacgatagttggctaaaaaaagaaattcgaCAGTAATCCAAAAGCAACTTAAAGGAATAGGGAAAAGTCGGGCgttacaattaaatattttggtcaaactctttattgaaaccctagaaaACCCTCATTTCATAAAGTCCCTTTGGTCGCGACCTCCCGCATTTATTGAACCTagaaagggcggtcgtgacaaataatgtcaatgaaattttttaatttcttattagACACTTTTGAAAATTTCCGAACGCATAATTTCAATCTTAGGTGGAATTGCTAAgtaaattaaagtaaaaaaaaagtagttatatattttaatatagaaAAAGAATAGATAATTCTTTATTaccaataaattaattaatttagatgAATGACATGGTTAATAAAATACTAGTTGGAAATGCGGTTTGATTAATTTGCATAGATTATATTACACAGAAAATGTGTGATTGTTTAGTAAATTAGATATGTTTTTAAGGTTAAAAAATGAAAGCTTCTAATGATAAATcttatattccctccgttccaataaatatgaaacatttgagttctggcacgagattttatgcaatgtctttttgtgagttaataaagagaaagtaaagtaatagagaagaaaaaatagagaggGTGTTGTTTCTTTttaagaaacgtttcatttttagtgggACAATCCAAACAGAAAAGCGTTTCATTTTAAATGGGACCAAGGGAGTATTTCTCAACAAAATCAATGTTTATTGAGTACCAATGTGCTTGGTGAAACAACATATACCGAACACTTCTCGAGCACCTAAGGTGCTTGGTATCCATTTTGCGAGCGTTATAGTGCTCGGGTCACTAGTGAATACTTGAGATGAAATAGTTCCGAGCACTTGATTATGCTTAGACATATTCCACAATTCGAAGAACTTATATGTTTCGTGCTCCTtgaaaagtttatatttttaagagacggagagagtataaatagaaattaaaaaaaggtaaaGAACTCCATAAACTTCTAAACATGAACAAAAAGTGTGATAAATAAATGTTATCCTCAAGGTTCGAACTTAATTATATTCTAGTATGAGTTTCACAGTTTACTACAGAATTGAGAATACCTGCTATTAACCATCTGCATTTAATTATATATCGACATCATAATTGATTTATGTAGGATTATAAGTAatagataaaattaaaatcctTAAATGTTATACTATCCTTAAATGTTGGACATTCACAACTTAGATGAACGATAAACTATTTTCGTTATTTTAATACATTCATCAAAATGAAAAACcagaaaatatataatcacgtGGCATTCAGCATAATCTAGAATAAAATTTCAACCCATGACCTACAATCCACTGACCAAGAAATACTAGCACGATAAACTAATTGCATTAAAGGATGATGAAGCATGCAGATTAAATCCACCTTCCACAGTTCCACAACACAAGACACCAATTAACTAACCTAATTAACAGAGTAGAGAAGAGTAGAAAACATAAACAAGCTACAGTCCAGACTTTAATATGTAAAGCATAATAGTGAAGCTAGAGCTCTATAGCTGTCTCCGGCAGCAGTGCCGGCGGCAGATCCATGGTGTTCCTGAGGTTGATGACGTCGAGCAGCtagtttttattttctatagtATTTTACCTTTTCaccatttaatataaaaaaactagCTGCTCGACGTCATCAACCTCAGGAACACCATGGATCTGCCGCCGGCACTGCTGCCGGAGACAGCTATAGAGCTCTAGCTTCACTATTATGCTTTACATATTAAAGTCTGGACTGTAGCTTGTTTATGTTTTCTACTCTTCTCTACTCTGTTAATTAGGTTAGTTAATTGGTGTCTTGTCTTGTGGATCTGAGGGCTCGACTCCATCACCTCGAAGATGCAAGCATCTCCCTCTGCCAGATTGTTATCATTCACGAATTTCTTCCAACCAGCGCACTCGAACCTCGGCCTGCTGTCGTTTCCATGATACATCATCTGCCACTGCTTGTCACCATGCCTAAGAGCCAAAGGCACCTTTGCACCAGGAAGTTTGGGAAGAATGTGTGTTGGTGGATGCTGTTGCCACCAAAATTAAGGAAATGCACCATTTattacacacacaacacactaAGATCAATTCAAAGGTTGTAATGAAAAAGCAAGAGAATTGAATATCATGAACCAGATAATAAGGAAGGGTGGTGATATGTGACTTTGACAGTATAACATCAAAGAAATCCTTATTCCCTGAGAGACAGCACCTAACTCCAACTCCATTACCACCTTTGTTTCCGTCACACACCTAAACAAACATCTAAAATTCAATCATCTATGCAAAAATTTAACAAGATTGCTTTTTCTACACTCTATTCTAAAATCCTTTTTaaactatttttaaattaaaacacaCGTCTCAAAAAAATCGTATCGCTGGCTTGAACAAGATCTTTACCCTAAAACATGAGTagaatttttgtaaaaaaaagagaaattggatagtagtataattttcaGGCAGTGTTGGTGTTAGTGTTAGTGTTAGTGTTACCTCCTTATCCTTTGTAGAGGAAGACATCTTGTGCTGTGATAATGTGATGTGCAGTGCTACTCTCAATGGAAACCAAGGAGAGTtatatagaaagaaagaaagaaagaaagaaagaaaggaagGTGTGATGGAGTTCTTAGGTTTATCCGGTGTGTTGTAATAGTAGTGATCAACTCATGTGAGCTCACACAATTTACAATCCACATTGGATTTGGATTGGACgtcaactttcattttttaagaAAGATACACACATCCACGCCTTTCCTCTTTTAGACTTTATCATTCACATAGTGCagcattttatttctttatatagtttgttttttttatattaaatggtGAAAAGGTAAAATactatagaaaataaaataaagagttgtattttcaaatgtattactccctccgtcctacaagaatatgcgctctttctttttagttcgtCTCATAATAatgtgcactttccaattttggaactCTTTTGTCTCTATTATAGTGGGACGGATTCTCTAccaacaataatttaattactttttctttctactactctcttactttaccaattgtgtattaaaactcatgcccaaCTAAAACTGCATATtcatgtgggacggagggagtacattctTATCATttcaaatgaaatgaaatgagtaCAAAATAGAATATTGAATTATATTCTTATGGAAAGTGGTATACTCTTTCCATTTATTAAAATAGAGACTTAAAGATAGacatgaatttaaatataaaatgacgAAAGCATGATTATTTTGGAAGGACGGATCAAGTACTATATTTTAAGGAtatcaaatactccctctgtcggCGAACAAGAACTCTGTTTTTGCATTTTGGTTTGTCCGCAAATAAGAATACTGGTTCATAATTACTATGAATGATAAAAAGGTCTCACACTCCACTAATTCACTGCACACtcatacaagtgagactcatattccactaactttcttccgcccacttttcttaatatttcttaaaatccgtgccgaaaagaGATAAAACTCATATTCGCTGAAAGAGGGGTAGTGCTCTAGCCTTTAAGGCGTTTTGAGTTGTTATCAATCATAACTACCACACAAATATCTCTTATTTACTTTCTGTTTACTCAATTTATGAGAAAGAGTCACATAACTATTTCATTCGTTTATAAAAAATAGACTTATTTGtgaatagtagtatattttactaCTATATAGAGTAGTAgatgaaaaaaatgattgaagtgttcttataaaaaaatgagacaCATTTTGTAGAGAAGGAGAACTTAATAAGATAGGGACTAGTTTTTTGAAAGGCtaaaaaaaagattattttttagtatttacGAATTTTCTTGTggaattgtgaattttattatGACCTAATTGTCATATAAGAATGAAACGTAGTACACAATTTGTTGTCGAATTAAACTGAAAGCTACCAAATTGGCGGTCGACCGGGTTTGCttactgatggggtacgtactaaacaagcccaatagcagtgacagctcggccagcccaaagcccaagagttcagttcggcattaccaaagagttcggcctcagcctacagctcggtaaaagccaaccaatcaagctctgctctcaggtcggcatcaagctctactctcagatcggcaaccaaagcagttcggtctcggtattcgaccgaacaaggagttagtggacccataccggatgtccaacacacccactaccacgtgatgtcagttcaggccacgatcgtaggccatgacctacgcttcacccacgatcttaggccataacctacacgacatccacgacttagggtggtgacgcaagccatgatctgagttcattatataaatagaacttagatctgatagaagaggttagaatctctctagagaaacaatcatatagcaagtctgtgttgtaagctgtatttggcagatcaagcaatacaaacctgcccccatttctccccgtggacgtagatttacctcagtaaatcgaaccacgttaaattctctgtgtcgtgatttatttttacgagcatttatcatcatcaataattcgcggaatcatcactggcgccgtctgtgggaaacgaagaacaaaatttgtgataaagcgaatttttgatccattttttccacccaaaaaatgcataccagatcgcagaatacccgcattcctgcccgtgagaacccggaggaagccaatccatcccataggtctggaaaacagcctagggataaatccaccaccagttctcatggcgaaggaacaggccgctccaaaaatcgtcccactgagtcttcccagcagcctgatctgaatgaggctgtcaagctgttcttggctgagaagcaggatgagttcttagccttcctgcaaaagagccaagagccgaagacgaaaacggaggattctccttcctcatccagacatgaaagtcactaccgcagtagtgccgtgtcttccaggaagaagaatcctcaaccccgacatattcctgatcttcctcggtaccggaatcacaggagaactcaatctcctccataccgacgagatatcggattcgccgtgtacggagcactgaagactccgttctcggacgacatcacccgaactcccctaccacagaactaccgaactccgtcgatgacttacgacgggctcgtggaccctcacgatttcctggggcgctatcaatataacatggcgaaccagggtctcaacgaggtccacatgtgcaagctatttcccgagctgctcatcgggaacgcgagaaggtggttcgatagcctcccccagggcagcatcagatcttaccgagatctaatggatgccttccacaggaggttctttcagaaagcggaagcccgaatcacttcggctcagctgctttccattcgtcaaggtcgcgacgaaaaaatcagcgactttatgacaagattccacaaggaatgcctgcaagtagacgatctcaacgatctgcttgtcatctcggcattccaaaatggaatcctgcccggagctctctacaggaagctcgttgagtgcggtccgcagacagctcaggaaatgtgggacattgcggaccagtactcccgggccga
This sequence is a window from Salvia splendens isolate huo1 chromosome 14, SspV2, whole genome shotgun sequence. Protein-coding genes within it:
- the LOC121764040 gene encoding B3 domain-containing protein Os04g0386900-like, whose product is MSSSTKDKEVCDGNKGGNGVGVRCCLSGNKDFFDVILSKSHITTLPYYLHPPTHILPKLPGAKVPLALRHGDKQWQMMYHGNDSRPRFECAGWKKFVNDNNLAEGDACIFEVMESSPQIHKTRHQLTNLINRVEKSRKHKQATVQTLICKA